The region TTCTTTCTTTCTTTTGCTGTCTTTTTTGCCTCTCGTTATAACGCCACCTCATTTATGTTAGCATTTACTGTTGCAGTTGTGAGTGCTGTGTATGGTAGAAGTTTGAAAAAAAGGATTGATTTCTTAAAAGCAGGCATACTTTTGAGTTTTGTTCAAATCCTCATTTCAACAGCAGGATACTTGTTTGACGGAAGAGACTTTTGGACAAGCTCTCCCGAACTTAGTTTTTTTTCCAATTTAAGTAATTCTAACATCTTTCATTTGGTAATCCTTTGTTTTATCAATGGATTTGCGAGTGCGACTGCAGTTCAGTTTTTGTTGCCAATCTACGAGTATGTGTTCAATATCCCAACACGTTTCAAATTGATTGAGCTCGCAGATACTGGCCACCCTCTATTACAACAACTCTTAACCAAGGCTCCATCAACCTACACACATACCTTCATGGTGGCGGCCATGTCGGAGAGAGCCGCTCAAAATTTGAATTTGAATTGGTTATTAGTGAGAGTTGGTGTTTATTTCCATGATATTGGCAAAATTCCCAATGCTGGTTTTTTTATCGAAAACCAACACCTAATCCCGAAACCTGAGCACATTGATAAAAACAATCCATCCTTAGCTGCCAAGACAGTGATCGATCACGTATTGGATGGAATCGAAATGGCCAAGAAGGCTCGCCTTCCTAGAGAAATTATAAATTTCATTCCAGAACACCATGGTACCTCTACTATGGCCTTTTTTTATCATAAAGCACTCCAAGATTTACCAGCATCTGCCCGAAAAAATATTAAAAAATCCGATTTCCAATACCCTGGTCCGATTCCCCAATCCAAAGAGACCGCTATCGTGATGTTAGCTGATTCCTTGGAAGCGGCGTCTCGTTCATTAGATGATGTATCCTCTGAAAGTTTAGATGAACTCATCCGAAAGATTGTTAACTCAAAATTGGCAGAGAATCAATTAGATGAAAGTGGCCTTACCTTCGGTGATTTGGAAGTCATCAAAGCAAGTTTCAAAGAAGTATTGATTTCCAGTTTACACCAAAGACCAAAATACCCAAAACCTGAAGATACAAAAGCGCTTGAGGCAGCCGCTAAATCAAAACAAAAGCGATGAGTGAAAATCCGAAAGAGATTTTTCTTCAGATCTTTGATGAGACAAATTCTTCGTTTTTAGACATGCATTTAGTGCAGAAGAATGTGGAACGAATCCTTTCGAGCTTACTTCCAGAATCTTTGCATTCTGTGGACTTAGACTTGTTGTTTGTAGATGACCAAGCCATGAAACAAATCAATTCAGAAAGACGTTCCTTGGAAAAAACAACAGATGTACTTTCTTTTCCGCTCTACCAAGCTGATCTCAACATTCCACACCAACATTTGGGAGAAGTTGTGATCTCGGTTGATACCTTAAGTCGGCAAGCAGAAGAGATCGGACATAGTAAAATTGAAGAATTGTATCGTCTGCTAGTGCATGGAATCTTGCATTTGCTAGGTTATGAACATGAAACAAATGAGGCGGACGCACAAAGAATGAGAGCCAAGGAAGATGAATGTTTGGCTATGATCTTTAACTCCTAATGGCTCTCAAAAAAGAAAAAGGAATCGTTATTGAATCGATGGATTTTGGTGAGTCCGATCGAGTTTTCAGTTTGATTGGCGAAAGCCAAATCAGGCAAAAGTTTATTTCGAAAGGCATTCGCAAATCAAAACGTCGGCCCATTGCATCTACCGAACTGGGCTCACTCGTAGAGATAGACTTTTACGATGAACCAACAAAGGAATGGAAGTCGATCAAAGAAATCCATCTCCTAAATCGTTTTGACTCTACGAAGTCTTCCTACCTTGGGACACTCTCCATCATGTACTTCACAGAATACCTTTCCATGTTGTATCCAGAAGGGGAGAGCCATCCTTTTTTGTTCCAGCTTTTAGAGGGAACCCTCCAGACCCTTGAGACAGACGGCAATTTGCTAACACTCTTGCCTTTTTTTAAGTTGCGAGCTTTGGCTCATCTTGGTCA is a window of Leptospira ryugenii DNA encoding:
- the ybeY gene encoding rRNA maturation RNase YbeY, whose product is MSENPKEIFLQIFDETNSSFLDMHLVQKNVERILSSLLPESLHSVDLDLLFVDDQAMKQINSERRSLEKTTDVLSFPLYQADLNIPHQHLGEVVISVDTLSRQAEEIGHSKIEELYRLLVHGILHLLGYEHETNEADAQRMRAKEDECLAMIFNS
- the recO gene encoding DNA repair protein RecO — protein: MALKKEKGIVIESMDFGESDRVFSLIGESQIRQKFISKGIRKSKRRPIASTELGSLVEIDFYDEPTKEWKSIKEIHLLNRFDSTKSSYLGTLSIMYFTEYLSMLYPEGESHPFLFQLLEGTLQTLETDGNLLTLLPFFKLRALAHLGHFPSEFYCSSCGEEVLHKMAAYFSLDQREFICGNCHSLPKNQIHLIQLMRIFLSKRFSHLQGLSIEPEHLKELDQIMNQFFRLVTGKEMKSYFEFYKSLGNS